The Miscanthus floridulus cultivar M001 chromosome 7, ASM1932011v1, whole genome shotgun sequence genome includes a region encoding these proteins:
- the LOC136463150 gene encoding probable LRR receptor-like serine/threonine-protein kinase At5g45780, translating to MAAALRLHPLAAAVAAAWMLAAGVEAGDPPLSPKGVNYEVAALMAVKSRLRDERGVMAHWDIYSVDPCTWFMVACSPDKFVVSLQMANNGLSGTLSPSIGNLSHLQTMSLQNNRISGEIPPEIGKLINLNALDLSSNEFIGDIPSSLGQLTRLNYLRLDRNNLSGPIPADVARLPGLTFLDLSFNNLSGPVPKIYAHDYSLAGNRFLCNSSIIHGCSDLTAMTNGTMSRQVQKAKNHHHLALAISLSVTCSTILVLLFVYWLSYCRWRLPFASADQDLEFELGHVKHFSFHDLQSATDNFNSKNILGQGGFGIVYKGCLRNGTLVAVKRLKDPDVTGEVQFQTEVELIGLAVHRNLLRLYGFCMTSKERLLVYPYMPNGSVADRLRDYRNGKPSLDWSKRMRIALGAARGLLYLHEQCNPKIIHRDVKAANILLDESFEAIVGDFGLAKLLDRQESHVTTAVRGTIGHIAPEYLSTGQSSEKTDVYGFGILLLELITGPKTLSNGHGQSQKGMILDWVRELKEEKKLDKLVDRDLRDSFDILELECSVDVIIQCTQTNPILQPKMSEVLHALEANVTLAENSVELNREPLPYGMPYSFSIRHEDPHYSSSFIIEPIELSGPR from the exons ATGGCGGCCGCACTGCGGCTCCATCCCCTCGCCGCGGCCGTCGCGGCGGCGTGGATGCTAGCCGCTGGCGTGGAGGCCGGGGACCCGCCGCTCTCGCCCAAGGGGGTCAACTACGAAG tggcggcgctcatggcggTTAAGAGCCGGCTGCGGGACGAGAGGGGGGTCATGGCCCACTGGGACATCTACTCCGTCGACCCCTGCACCTGGTTCATGGTCGCCTGCTCCCCGGACAAGTTCGTCGTCTCGCT CCAGATGGCCAACAACGGCCTGTCCGGGACGCTGTCGCCGAGCATCGGGAACCTCAGCCACCTCCAGACAAT GTCACTACAGAATAACAGAATATCAGGTGAAATTCCTCCAGAGATAGGGAAGCTGATCAATCTGAATGCTCTTGACCTTTCTAGTAACGAGTTCATTGGTGATATCCCAAGTTCATTGGGGCAATTGACTCGACTAAATTATCT ACGCCTTGATAGGAATAACTTGTCTGGGCCGATCCCGGCAGATGTTGCTCGGCTTCCAGGTCTCACATTCCT TGACTTATCATTCAACAATTTAAGTGGCCCAGTTCCAAAAATCTATGCACATGATTACAG TCTTGCAGGAAATCGGTTCCTTTGCAATTCCTCAATTATACATGGTTGTTCGGATCTGACAGCAATGACTAATG GGACAATGTCGAGACAGGTCCAAAAGGCCAAGAACCATCATCACTTAGCTCTGGCAATTTCTTTAAGTGTCACGTGTTCCACAATATTAGTTTTGTTGTTCGTGTATTGGCTAAGTTATTGCAGATGGCGCTTGCCTTTTGCTTCTGCTG ATCAAGATCTAGAATTTGAATTGGGTCATGTGAAGCATTTCTCATTTCATGACCTGCAAAGTGCAACGGACAATTTTAATTCGAAGAATATATTAGGTCAAGGAGGTTTTGGCATTGTGTATAAAGGTTGTTTGAGAAATGGAACTTTAGTGGCAGTGAAGAGATTAAAAGATCCTGATGTTACCGGTGAAGTTCAATTTCAAACAGAAGTTGAGTTGATTGGCCTTGCTGTCCACAGGAATCTCTTGCGTTTGTATGGATTTTGCATGACCTCGAAAGAACGGCTACTTGTATATCCATATATGCCCAATGGCAGTGTTGCTGACCGCTTGAGAG ATTACCGTAATGGAAAACCATCTCTTGATTGGAGTAAACGCATGCGGATTGCTCTTGGCGCTGCCAGGGGATTACTCTACCTTCATGAACAATGCAATCCTAAGATCATTCACAGGGATGTCAAAGCCGCAAACATATTGCTTGATGAAAGTTTTGAAGCAATTGTTGGGGATTTTGGATTGGCGAAACTTCTTGACCGTCAGGAATCACATGTTACTACTGCAGTTCGAGGCACTATTGGGCATATTGCTCCTGAGTATCTCTCAACGGGACAGTCCTCAGAAAAGACTGATGTTTATGGGTTTGGTATTCTCCTGCTGGAACTGATTACTGGTCCTAAAACCTTGAGCAATGGACATGGCCAGTCTCAGAAAGGCATGATTCTAGATTGG GTTAGGGAGCTAAAGGAGGAAAAGAAACTGGATAAGCTGGTCGACAGGGATCTCAGAGATTCATTTGATATTCTCGAGCTGGAATGTTCAGTTGATGTGATCATCCAATGTACACAGACGAACCCTATACTGCAGCCTAAGATGTCTGAAGTTCTGCACGCTCTCGAAGCTAACGTCACGCTGGCGGAAAACAGCGTCGAGTTGAATAGGGAACCTCTTCCTTATGGCATGCCTTACAGTTTCTCTATAAGACATGAGGATCCACATTATTCGTCGTCCTTCATAATAGAGCCAATTGAGCTATCTGGTCCCAGATGA